A single Myxococcales bacterium DNA region contains:
- a CDS encoding acyl-CoA dehydrogenase family protein: MDFAIPSHLVPVLDQVERLLVERVIPAEATVLERGFVAAADVLDELRAAVKAAGLWGPQIPKDVGGMGLGLVDHALVSERLGRSPLGHYVFGCQAPDAGNLEVLHKWGSPEQKAAWLAPLARGELRSCFSMTEPDNAGSNPTMLSTTATLDGDDWVVEGHKWFTTGADGSAFAIVMAVTNPEAAPHGRASMIIVPTATPGFELVRNIPIMGDVGGGWASHGEVRYHACRVPRANLLGPQGAGFLIAQERLGPGRIHHCMRWIGICERVFQLMCARAVSRKIAPDKTLATRQIIQGWIAEARAEVDAARLMTLHAAWTIEHQGFQAARDQVSLIKFFVADVMMRLIDRAIQVHGALGVTSDTLLAHYYVHERGARIYDGPDEVHKMVVAKRLLEKYGRRGA, translated from the coding sequence ATGGACTTCGCGATCCCATCCCACCTGGTGCCCGTCCTCGACCAGGTCGAGCGCCTCCTCGTCGAGCGCGTCATCCCGGCCGAGGCCACCGTGCTCGAGCGCGGCTTCGTCGCCGCGGCCGACGTGCTCGACGAGCTGCGCGCCGCGGTCAAGGCCGCGGGGCTGTGGGGCCCGCAGATCCCCAAGGACGTCGGCGGCATGGGCCTGGGGCTGGTCGACCACGCGCTCGTGTCCGAGCGCCTGGGCCGCTCGCCGCTGGGCCACTACGTGTTCGGCTGCCAGGCGCCCGACGCCGGCAACCTCGAGGTCCTGCACAAGTGGGGCTCGCCCGAGCAGAAGGCCGCGTGGCTCGCGCCGCTGGCCCGGGGCGAGCTGCGCTCGTGCTTCTCGATGACCGAGCCCGACAACGCCGGCTCCAACCCGACGATGCTGTCGACCACCGCGACCCTCGACGGCGACGACTGGGTCGTCGAGGGCCACAAGTGGTTCACGACCGGCGCCGACGGCAGCGCGTTCGCGATCGTCATGGCCGTGACCAACCCCGAGGCCGCGCCCCACGGCCGCGCGTCGATGATCATCGTCCCGACCGCGACGCCGGGCTTCGAGCTGGTGCGCAACATCCCGATCATGGGCGACGTCGGCGGCGGCTGGGCCAGCCACGGCGAGGTCCGCTACCACGCCTGCCGGGTGCCGCGCGCCAACCTGCTCGGGCCCCAGGGCGCCGGCTTCCTGATCGCGCAGGAGCGCCTCGGGCCCGGCCGGATCCATCACTGCATGCGCTGGATCGGCATCTGCGAGCGCGTGTTCCAGCTCATGTGCGCGCGCGCGGTCAGCCGCAAGATCGCGCCCGACAAGACCCTGGCCACGCGCCAGATCATCCAGGGCTGGATCGCCGAGGCCCGGGCCGAGGTCGACGCGGCGCGCCTGATGACGCTGCACGCGGCCTGGACGATCGAGCACCAAGGGTTCCAGGCGGCGCGCGATCAGGTGTCGCTGATCAAGTTCTTCGTCGCCGACGTGATGATGCGGCTGATCGATCGCGCGATCCAGGTCCACGGCGCGCTCGGCGTCACCAGCGACACGCTGCTCGCCCACTACTACGTGCACGAGCGCGGCGCGCGCATCTACGACGGCCCCGACGAGGTCCACAAGATGGTGGTCGCCAAGCGCCTGCTCGAGAAGTACGGGCGGAGGGGCGCGTGA
- a CDS encoding histidine phosphatase family protein: protein MGTLRLVRHGQASYGASNYDVLSPAGVAQAEALGRAWAARPTEIAAIYTGPMQRQRDTATHLVAAATAAGHALPAPIVLDELAEYPAFELLARCLPQVVAAEPALRGLIDGGKVDPALADRALWRVVDAWTQGTLDTGELETFAQFVARVERGVDAIIARHGRHGQVAVAVTSGGPIGVAARLALGLDARATVNLWRLVRNASVSELLWRQRDDRRELSVLAWNQIDHLDRAQQTFR, encoded by the coding sequence GTGGGCACGCTGCGACTGGTCCGGCACGGCCAGGCCTCCTACGGGGCCAGCAACTACGACGTCCTGTCGCCGGCCGGGGTGGCCCAGGCCGAGGCCCTGGGCCGGGCGTGGGCGGCGCGGCCGACCGAGATCGCGGCGATCTACACCGGCCCGATGCAGCGCCAGCGCGACACGGCCACCCACCTGGTCGCCGCAGCGACCGCCGCCGGCCACGCGCTGCCGGCGCCGATCGTCCTCGACGAGCTGGCCGAGTACCCCGCGTTCGAGCTGCTGGCCCGGTGCCTGCCCCAGGTCGTGGCCGCCGAGCCGGCGCTGCGCGGGCTGATCGACGGCGGCAAGGTCGATCCCGCGCTCGCCGACCGGGCGCTGTGGCGGGTGGTCGACGCCTGGACCCAGGGCACCCTCGACACCGGCGAGCTCGAGACCTTCGCGCAGTTCGTCGCGCGGGTCGAGCGCGGCGTCGACGCGATCATCGCCCGCCACGGCCGCCACGGCCAGGTCGCGGTCGCGGTCACCTCGGGCGGCCCGATCGGCGTGGCCGCGCGGCTCGCGCTCGGGCTCGACGCCCGCGCCACCGTCAACCTGTGGCGCCTGGTCCGCAACGCCTCGGTCAGCGAGCTGCTGTGGCGCCAGCGCGACGACCGCCGGGAGCTGTCGGTCCTGGCGTGGAATCAGATCGATCACCTCGACCGCGCGCAGCAGACGTTTCGCTAG